The following proteins are encoded in a genomic region of Mycolicibacterium confluentis:
- a CDS encoding UDP-N-acetylmuramoyl-L-alanyl-D-glutamate--2,6-diaminopimelate ligase, with protein sequence MSTLRPEGVSGVSLDQLAAAVGATLTGPADLVVTGVTLRGQEARPGDLFAALPGASAHGAAYAEDALTRGAVAVLTDAAGAAELAQAVPAAPVLVHDDPRSVLGRAAAQVYGWPSEHMTVVGVTGTSGKTTTTYLIEAGLRAAGRRPGLIGTVGVRIDGQDVPSTLTTPEAPALQGLLAAMAQRGVDTAVMEVSSHALSLGRVDGIGFAVGGFTNLSRDHLDFHPTMADYFEAKARLLAADSPVHARLAVICVDDAAGRAMADRAEHAVTVSTTGAADWTVEDVVVTGDGAQEFTAVDPAGVHHRIGIRLPGGYNIANCLVALAILDAVGVAPEHAAPGLMAATVPGRLEPIERGQDFLALVDYAHKPGALRAVLETLRRQGNVGRIAVVFGAGGNRDAGKRAPMGAAAAELADLVVVTDDNPRDEDPAAIRAEVVTGAAAAAEIVEIGDRRAAIAHAVAWARAGDVVLIAGKGHETGQTAGGTTVPFDDRVELAAALDARQAAR encoded by the coding sequence GTGTCGACCCTGCGTCCTGAGGGCGTTTCCGGGGTGTCGCTGGACCAGTTGGCCGCGGCCGTCGGCGCGACGCTGACCGGGCCGGCCGACCTGGTCGTGACGGGCGTGACCCTGCGCGGTCAGGAGGCCCGCCCGGGGGACCTGTTCGCGGCGCTGCCCGGGGCCTCGGCTCACGGCGCGGCCTACGCCGAGGACGCGCTGACCCGCGGCGCCGTCGCGGTGCTCACCGACGCCGCCGGTGCGGCCGAGCTGGCCCAGGCCGTGCCCGCGGCGCCTGTTCTGGTGCACGACGATCCGCGGTCGGTTCTGGGCAGGGCCGCCGCGCAGGTCTACGGCTGGCCGTCGGAGCACATGACCGTCGTAGGCGTCACCGGCACCTCCGGTAAGACCACCACGACCTACCTCATCGAGGCCGGTCTGCGCGCCGCAGGCCGCCGCCCGGGTCTGATCGGCACGGTCGGTGTCCGGATCGACGGCCAGGACGTCCCGAGCACGCTGACCACACCCGAGGCGCCCGCCCTGCAGGGCCTGCTGGCGGCCATGGCCCAGCGCGGCGTCGACACCGCCGTCATGGAGGTCTCCAGCCACGCGCTGTCCCTGGGCCGCGTCGATGGCATCGGGTTCGCCGTCGGCGGGTTCACCAACCTCTCGCGCGACCACCTGGACTTCCACCCGACCATGGCCGACTACTTCGAGGCCAAGGCCCGGTTGCTCGCCGCGGATTCGCCCGTGCACGCGCGCCTCGCCGTGATCTGCGTCGACGACGCCGCCGGACGCGCCATGGCCGACCGGGCCGAGCATGCGGTGACCGTCAGCACCACCGGGGCCGCCGACTGGACCGTGGAGGACGTCGTGGTGACCGGCGACGGCGCCCAGGAGTTCACGGCCGTCGACCCGGCCGGTGTGCATCACAGGATCGGGATCAGGCTGCCGGGCGGCTACAACATCGCCAACTGCCTTGTGGCGCTGGCGATCCTCGACGCCGTCGGTGTCGCCCCGGAACACGCCGCGCCGGGTCTGATGGCCGCGACCGTGCCGGGGCGGCTCGAACCGATCGAGCGCGGTCAGGACTTCCTGGCGCTGGTGGACTACGCGCACAAGCCGGGTGCGCTGCGCGCGGTGCTCGAGACGCTGCGCCGGCAGGGCAACGTCGGCCGGATCGCGGTGGTGTTCGGCGCCGGCGGCAACCGCGATGCGGGCAAGCGTGCGCCGATGGGCGCGGCTGCGGCCGAACTCGCCGACCTCGTGGTCGTCACCGACGACAACCCGCGCGACGAGGATCCGGCCGCGATCCGCGCCGAGGTCGTCACCGGCGCCGCAGCGGCGGCCGAGATCGTCGAGATCGGTGATCGGCGCGCCGCGATCGCGCATGCCGTCGCGTGGGCCCGCGCCGGGGACGTGGTGTTGATCGCGGGCAAGGGGCATGAGACTGGACAGACCGCGGGCGGCACGACGGTGCCGTTCGACGACCGCGTCGAATTGGCGGCGGCGCTCGACGCACGACAGGCGGCACGATGA
- a CDS encoding peptidoglycan D,D-transpeptidase FtsI family protein yields the protein MSRKPDASAPGHSARSRRTREIAETDSGTASFAFRHRVGTTAIFLVLIVVSAQLFSLQVPRAPELRAQAAGQLKVTDIEQAVRGSIVDRNFDKLAFTIEARALTFQPVRIREQLAEAREKSEKAPEPKQRLRDIARGVAEKLDNRPDMATLLRKLNSNDTFVYLARAVDPAVASAISEDFPEVGSERQDLRQYPGGALAANIVGGIDWDGHGLLGLEDSLDAVLAGTDGSITYDRGSDGVVIPGSYRNRHSAVDGSTVQLTIDDDIQFHVQQQVQMAKDASGAANVSAVVLDAKTGEVLAMSNDNTFDPSQDIGRQSDRQMGNLAVSSPFEPGSVNKIVTAAAAIEYGLTNPDEVLQVPGSIDMGGVTVGDAWKHGVMPYTTTGVFGKSSNVGTLMLAQRIGEERWFEMLRKFGLGQRANVGLPGESAGLVPPMAQWSGSTFANLPIGQGLSMTLLQMAGMYQAIANDGIRIPPRIIKATIAADGTRTEEPRPEGVRVVSAQTAQTVRNMFRAVVQRDPMGYQQGTGPQAAVEGYQVAGKTGTAQQINPACGCYYSDVYWITFAGMATVDDPRYVIGVMMDAPHRAADGSPGSSAAPLFHSIAAWLMQRENVPLSPDPGPPLTLQAT from the coding sequence ATGAGTCGCAAGCCCGACGCGAGCGCACCAGGGCACTCGGCGCGCTCGCGGCGTACCCGTGAGATCGCTGAAACCGATTCCGGCACCGCGTCCTTCGCGTTCCGTCACCGGGTCGGAACGACGGCGATCTTCCTGGTGCTGATCGTCGTGTCGGCACAGCTGTTCAGCCTGCAGGTTCCGCGTGCGCCGGAACTGCGTGCGCAGGCGGCGGGCCAGCTGAAGGTCACCGACATCGAACAGGCCGTACGCGGAAGCATCGTCGACCGCAACTTCGACAAGCTCGCGTTCACGATCGAGGCCCGCGCGCTGACGTTCCAGCCGGTGCGGATCCGCGAGCAGCTGGCCGAGGCTCGGGAGAAGTCGGAGAAGGCGCCCGAACCCAAGCAGCGCCTGCGCGACATCGCGCGCGGGGTCGCCGAGAAACTCGACAACCGTCCCGACATGGCCACTCTGCTGCGCAAGCTCAACAGCAACGACACGTTCGTCTACCTGGCGCGCGCGGTGGATCCCGCCGTCGCCAGCGCCATCTCCGAGGACTTCCCCGAGGTCGGTTCCGAGCGCCAGGACCTGCGGCAGTACCCCGGAGGTGCACTGGCCGCCAACATCGTCGGTGGCATCGACTGGGACGGTCACGGCCTACTGGGCCTTGAGGATTCGCTGGATGCGGTGCTGGCGGGCACGGACGGTTCGATCACCTACGATCGCGGTTCCGACGGCGTCGTCATCCCGGGCAGCTACCGCAACCGGCACAGCGCGGTCGACGGTTCGACGGTGCAGTTGACCATCGACGACGACATCCAGTTCCATGTGCAGCAGCAGGTGCAGATGGCCAAGGACGCCTCGGGTGCGGCCAACGTCTCGGCCGTCGTCCTCGACGCCAAGACCGGTGAAGTGCTGGCGATGTCGAATGACAACACCTTCGACCCCTCGCAGGACATCGGCAGGCAGAGCGACCGACAGATGGGCAACCTGGCGGTGTCGTCGCCGTTCGAGCCCGGGTCGGTCAACAAGATCGTCACCGCGGCCGCCGCGATCGAGTACGGCCTGACCAATCCCGATGAGGTGCTGCAGGTTCCGGGCTCGATCGACATGGGTGGCGTCACGGTCGGTGACGCGTGGAAGCACGGCGTCATGCCGTACACCACCACCGGCGTGTTCGGGAAGTCCTCCAACGTCGGGACGCTGATGCTGGCGCAGCGCATCGGCGAGGAGCGTTGGTTCGAGATGCTGCGCAAGTTCGGCCTCGGGCAGCGCGCGAACGTCGGCCTGCCGGGCGAGAGCGCGGGCCTGGTGCCGCCCATGGCCCAGTGGTCGGGCAGCACCTTCGCCAACCTGCCCATCGGACAGGGTCTTTCGATGACCCTGCTGCAGATGGCCGGCATGTACCAGGCGATCGCCAACGACGGGATCCGGATTCCGCCGCGCATCATCAAGGCGACGATCGCGGCCGACGGCACCCGCACCGAGGAACCGCGCCCCGAAGGTGTCCGGGTGGTCTCGGCGCAGACCGCGCAGACCGTGCGCAACATGTTCCGCGCGGTCGTGCAGCGCGACCCGATGGGCTACCAGCAGGGCACCGGCCCGCAGGCCGCTGTCGAGGGCTACCAGGTCGCGGGCAAGACCGGCACCGCGCAGCAGATCAACCCGGCCTGCGGGTGCTACTACAGCGATGTCTACTGGATCACCTTCGCCGGCATGGCGACCGTGGACGACCCGCGGTACGTCATCGGCGTGATGATGGACGCACCGCACCGGGCCGCCGACGGCAGCCCCGGTTCGTCTGCCGCACCGCTGTTCCACAGCATCGCCGCGTGGCTCATGCAGCGGGAGAATGTGCCGCTCTCGCCCGATCCCGGCCCGCCGCTGACGCTTCAGGCCACCTGA
- the murD gene encoding UDP-N-acetylmuramoyl-L-alanine--D-glutamate ligase gives MVPGARVLVVGAGVTGRALLAALTPLGVLADLTDNNPMALEPFAFQGVRVIDGDAAVERVRDYELVAVSPGLPPTSPIATAAAAAGIPVIGDVELAWRLDQAGTFGPARRWLVVTGTNGKTTTTSMLHAMLTTAGRASLLCGNIGDPVLDVLSSPSEFLAVELSSFQLHWSSSLRPEAGAVLNIAEDHLDWHGSLEHYAGAKAKVLEGRVAVVGLDDELAAGLLDSASAPVRVGFRLGPPGPGELGVRDGMLVDRAYADGDGVVLAPVDSIPVAGPVGVLDALAAAALARAVDVSPEAIAEALATFQVGRHRAEVVGEVDGVSYVDDSKATNPHAAEASINAFPRVVWIAGGLLKGASVDDMVARSADRLVAVVLIGRDRAVIADALSRHAPDVPVVQLVAGEDVGVLGTDESVVTRVIDIAQGALGDAVMAQAVGTAREFAAPGDTVLLAPAGASFDQFSGYSDRGDRFAAAVRALTVTGR, from the coding sequence CTGGTTCCCGGCGCCCGCGTCCTGGTCGTGGGTGCGGGGGTGACGGGCCGGGCGCTGCTGGCGGCGCTGACGCCACTCGGTGTCCTGGCCGACCTGACCGACAACAATCCGATGGCGTTGGAGCCGTTCGCGTTCCAGGGTGTGCGGGTGATCGACGGCGACGCCGCAGTGGAGCGGGTGCGCGACTACGAGCTCGTGGCCGTCAGCCCGGGCCTGCCGCCCACATCGCCCATCGCGACGGCCGCGGCCGCCGCCGGGATTCCGGTGATCGGCGACGTCGAGCTGGCGTGGCGCCTCGATCAGGCAGGCACCTTCGGGCCCGCTCGGCGCTGGCTCGTGGTCACCGGCACCAACGGCAAGACCACGACGACCTCGATGCTGCACGCGATGCTCACCACGGCAGGGCGGGCCAGCCTGCTGTGCGGCAACATCGGCGACCCGGTGCTCGATGTGCTCTCTTCTCCGTCGGAGTTCCTGGCGGTCGAGTTGTCGAGTTTCCAGCTGCACTGGTCGTCCTCGCTGCGACCGGAGGCGGGCGCGGTGCTCAACATCGCCGAGGATCACCTGGACTGGCACGGCTCGCTCGAGCACTATGCGGGCGCCAAGGCGAAGGTGCTCGAAGGGCGGGTGGCCGTCGTCGGGCTCGACGACGAACTCGCGGCGGGTCTGCTGGACTCCGCGTCGGCCCCGGTGCGGGTCGGCTTCCGGCTGGGCCCGCCCGGGCCCGGGGAACTCGGCGTGCGCGACGGCATGCTCGTCGACCGCGCCTACGCGGACGGCGACGGCGTGGTGCTGGCGCCGGTCGACTCCATTCCGGTGGCCGGGCCCGTGGGCGTGCTCGATGCGCTGGCCGCGGCGGCCCTGGCCCGCGCGGTCGACGTGTCACCCGAGGCGATCGCCGAGGCCCTGGCGACGTTCCAGGTCGGACGGCACCGCGCCGAGGTGGTGGGGGAGGTCGACGGTGTCTCGTATGTCGACGACTCGAAGGCCACCAACCCGCACGCCGCCGAGGCCTCGATCAACGCCTTCCCACGTGTGGTGTGGATTGCCGGCGGGCTGCTCAAAGGTGCATCCGTCGATGACATGGTCGCGAGGTCGGCCGATCGCCTGGTTGCTGTGGTGCTGATCGGCCGCGACCGGGCGGTGATTGCCGACGCGTTATCGCGACACGCACCCGATGTCCCCGTCGTTCAGTTGGTGGCAGGGGAGGATGTTGGGGTGCTTGGGACAGATGAGTCAGTTGTGACTCGTGTGATTGACATCGCGCAGGGTGCGTTGGGGGACGCGGTGATGGCCCAGGCCGTCGGAACAGCGCGCGAATTCGCCGCCCCCGGCGACACCGTGCTGCTGGCTCCCGCGGGCGCCTCCTTCGATCAGTTCAGCGGCTACTCCGACCGTGGCGATCGATTCGCCGCCGCGGTACGCGCCCTGACCGTCACCGGCCGGTAG
- the rsmH gene encoding 16S rRNA (cytosine(1402)-N(4))-methyltransferase RsmH: MKHFPTACEPASEPARASWPLSESALAYFPNARSASDRDLDVRAANHLRGGVAVAEDQGPYGHLPVLLERCVNLLAPALTKNGPDGAQAVLVDATLGAGGHSEQFLEQFPALRVIGLDRDPSALQIAGDRLARFGDRFTAVRTRYDGIPDALAECGLSATRSIDGVLFDLGVSSMQLDRTERGFSYSADAPLDMRMDPDLPLSAADILNTYDKRELTAILREYGEERFASRIAAQVVRRRQVKPFSTTAELVELLYEAIPAPARRTGGHPAKRTFQALRVAVNAELDSLRAALPAALDAVSVGGRVVVMAYQSLEDRIVKSEFAEATASRTPPGLPIELPGHEPEFVSVTRGAERADADEIEQNPRAAAVRLRAVQRATERGGL, from the coding sequence ATGAAGCACTTCCCGACAGCTTGTGAACCGGCAAGTGAACCGGCCCGTGCATCGTGGCCTCTGTCCGAATCGGCCCTGGCGTACTTCCCCAACGCCAGGTCCGCATCGGACAGGGACCTCGATGTGCGGGCGGCAAACCACCTGAGGGGCGGTGTCGCGGTGGCAGAAGATCAAGGCCCATATGGTCACCTGCCGGTCCTGCTGGAACGCTGCGTCAATCTGCTTGCGCCCGCGTTGACCAAGAATGGCCCGGACGGCGCGCAGGCCGTGCTCGTCGATGCGACGCTCGGCGCCGGCGGGCACTCGGAACAATTCCTCGAGCAGTTCCCAGCCCTGCGCGTGATCGGTCTCGACCGCGACCCGAGCGCGCTGCAGATCGCCGGCGACCGCCTGGCCCGATTCGGTGATCGTTTCACCGCGGTGCGCACGCGGTACGACGGCATCCCCGACGCGCTGGCCGAATGCGGTTTGAGCGCAACCCGATCCATCGACGGCGTGCTGTTCGACCTCGGGGTGTCCTCGATGCAGCTCGACCGCACCGAGCGCGGGTTCTCCTACTCGGCGGACGCGCCCCTGGACATGCGGATGGATCCGGACCTGCCGTTGAGCGCGGCCGACATCCTCAACACCTACGACAAGCGTGAACTCACGGCGATCCTGCGCGAGTACGGCGAAGAGCGCTTCGCCTCCCGGATCGCCGCCCAGGTGGTCCGGCGCAGGCAGGTCAAGCCGTTCAGCACGACGGCGGAACTGGTTGAACTGCTCTACGAGGCCATTCCGGCGCCCGCGCGGCGCACCGGTGGACATCCGGCCAAGCGCACCTTCCAGGCCCTGCGGGTCGCGGTCAACGCCGAACTGGACTCGCTGCGGGCCGCGCTGCCCGCGGCCCTCGACGCGGTGTCGGTGGGTGGGCGAGTGGTCGTCATGGCCTACCAGTCGCTGGAGGACCGCATCGTCAAGTCGGAGTTCGCCGAGGCCACCGCGAGCCGGACGCCGCCGGGCCTGCCCATCGAACTGCCGGGCCATGAACCGGAATTCGTGTCGGTGACCCGGGGCGCCGAACGGGCCGACGCCGACGAGATCGAACAGAACCCGCGCGCAGCGGCAGTGCGACTGCGGGCAGTGCAACGAGCGACAGAACGGGGTGGACTGTGA
- a CDS encoding UDP-N-acetylmuramoyl-tripeptide--D-alanyl-D-alanine ligase: MIELTLAEIADIVGGRLADISEQDAARTVVTGTVEFDSRALRPGGLFLALPGARADGHDFAPAAIEAGAVAVLAARPVGVPAIVVPPVDPDDSGASVLEHDRDGAGAAVLAALARLAGAVARRLAADGLTIIGVTGSSGKTSTKDLLAAVLAPLGQVVAPPGSFNNELGHPWTVLRATRDTDFLVLEMSARHRGNIAELAEIAPPRIAVVLNVGTAHLGEFGSRQAIADTKAELAQAVPADGVVVLNADDTAVAAMAAVTDAKVVRVSRSASSDKAEVWADQVSLDDLARPRFDLHWGDQHVPVALAVHGDHQVSNALCAAAVALECGATGEQIAAALATAGPASPHRMAVTTRADGVTVVNDAYNANPDSMRAGLQALAWMARSAAGAGGPRRSFAVLGEMAELGEDTISEHDRVGRLAVRLDVSRLIVVGTGRAVGAMHQGAVMEGSWGSEAIRVDDVDAALALLRAELAPGDVVLVKASNSVGLAMLAQTLVEDPEGGA, encoded by the coding sequence ATGATCGAACTGACTCTCGCCGAGATCGCCGACATCGTCGGCGGCCGACTCGCCGACATCAGCGAGCAGGACGCCGCCCGCACGGTGGTCACCGGAACCGTCGAATTCGACTCCCGCGCGCTGCGACCCGGCGGGCTGTTCCTGGCGCTGCCCGGCGCGCGCGCCGACGGACATGACTTCGCGCCGGCCGCCATCGAGGCGGGTGCGGTCGCGGTGCTGGCCGCCCGTCCGGTGGGCGTGCCCGCGATCGTGGTCCCGCCCGTGGACCCCGATGACAGCGGCGCGAGCGTGCTCGAGCATGACCGCGACGGCGCGGGGGCCGCGGTGCTGGCCGCACTGGCCAGACTCGCGGGTGCGGTGGCGCGCCGCCTGGCCGCCGACGGACTGACCATCATCGGTGTCACCGGGTCGTCGGGGAAGACCTCGACCAAGGACCTCCTGGCCGCGGTGCTGGCCCCGCTGGGACAGGTCGTCGCCCCGCCCGGGTCGTTCAACAACGAACTCGGCCATCCGTGGACCGTGCTGCGCGCCACCCGCGACACCGACTTCCTGGTGCTCGAGATGTCGGCGCGGCACCGCGGCAACATCGCCGAACTGGCCGAGATCGCGCCGCCGCGCATCGCCGTGGTGCTCAACGTGGGCACGGCGCACCTGGGCGAATTCGGCTCTCGGCAGGCCATCGCAGATACGAAAGCCGAACTGGCACAGGCAGTCCCCGCCGACGGCGTGGTGGTGCTCAACGCCGACGACACCGCCGTCGCAGCGATGGCCGCCGTCACCGACGCCAAGGTGGTGCGGGTCAGTCGCAGCGCCTCCTCAGACAAAGCCGAGGTCTGGGCCGATCAGGTGTCCCTCGATGACCTCGCGCGTCCGCGTTTCGATCTGCACTGGGGGGATCAGCACGTTCCGGTGGCGCTCGCGGTGCACGGCGATCACCAGGTGTCCAACGCGCTGTGTGCCGCGGCCGTGGCGCTTGAGTGCGGCGCCACCGGAGAGCAGATCGCGGCCGCGCTGGCCACCGCCGGGCCCGCGTCGCCGCACCGCATGGCGGTGACGACCCGCGCCGACGGCGTCACCGTCGTCAACGACGCCTACAACGCCAATCCGGACTCCATGCGCGCTGGTCTGCAGGCACTGGCGTGGATGGCGCGCTCGGCTGCCGGAGCGGGAGGACCTCGGCGCAGTTTCGCGGTGTTGGGGGAGATGGCCGAACTCGGTGAGGACACGATTTCCGAGCACGACCGCGTCGGCCGTCTCGCGGTGCGCTTAGATGTGTCACGGTTGATCGTCGTGGGAACCGGGAGGGCAGTGGGCGCCATGCACCAGGGTGCGGTCATGGAGGGGTCGTGGGGATCCGAGGCGATTCGCGTCGACGATGTCGACGCGGCGCTGGCACTGCTGCGCGCCGAACTGGCGCCCGGCGACGTCGTGCTGGTCAAGGCGTCGAACTCGGTCGGCCTGGCCATGCTGGCGCAGACGCTCGTCGAGGACCCTGAGGGCGGCGCATGA
- the mraY gene encoding phospho-N-acetylmuramoyl-pentapeptide-transferase yields the protein MRLILVAVGLALAVSILLTPVLIRLFTKQGFGHEIREDGPPSHKTKRGTPSMGGVAILAGIWAGYLGTHLIGLALNGTGPSATGMLVLGLATALGIVGFLDDLIKIRRSRNLGLNKTAKTVGQVLAAVLFGVLVLQFRNADGLTPASTELSYVREIATITLPPLLFVLFVVLIVSAWSNAVNFTDGLDGLAAGSMGMVSAAYVLITFWQYRNACATAPGLGCYNVRDPLDLALIAAATAGACIGFLWWNAAPAKIFMGDTGSLALGGVIAGLSVTSRTEVLAVVLGALFVAEIVSVVVQILAFRTTGRRVFRMAPFHHHFELVGWAETTVIIRFWLLTAIACGLGVALFYGEWLTAIGA from the coding sequence ATGAGACTGATCCTGGTCGCCGTCGGCCTGGCGCTGGCGGTGTCGATCCTGCTGACCCCCGTGCTGATCAGGCTCTTCACCAAGCAGGGCTTCGGGCACGAGATCCGCGAGGACGGCCCACCGAGCCACAAGACCAAGCGCGGCACCCCGTCGATGGGCGGCGTCGCGATCCTGGCCGGCATCTGGGCCGGCTACCTGGGCACGCATCTGATCGGGCTCGCGCTCAACGGCACCGGACCATCGGCCACCGGGATGCTGGTGCTGGGACTGGCCACGGCGCTGGGCATCGTCGGGTTCCTCGACGACCTGATCAAGATCCGCAGGTCCCGAAACCTGGGCCTGAACAAGACCGCCAAGACCGTTGGCCAGGTGCTGGCGGCCGTGCTGTTCGGTGTGCTCGTGCTGCAGTTCCGCAACGCCGACGGACTGACCCCCGCCAGCACCGAACTGTCCTACGTGCGCGAGATCGCCACCATCACGCTGCCACCGCTGCTGTTCGTGCTGTTCGTCGTGCTCATCGTGTCGGCCTGGTCCAACGCGGTGAACTTCACCGACGGCCTCGACGGCCTGGCCGCGGGAAGCATGGGCATGGTCAGCGCGGCGTATGTGCTGATCACGTTCTGGCAGTACCGCAACGCGTGCGCGACGGCGCCGGGCCTGGGCTGCTACAACGTGCGCGATCCGCTGGACCTGGCGCTGATCGCCGCCGCGACCGCGGGCGCCTGTATCGGCTTCCTGTGGTGGAACGCGGCGCCGGCCAAGATCTTCATGGGTGACACGGGGTCGCTGGCGCTGGGTGGCGTCATCGCGGGCCTCTCGGTCACCAGCCGCACCGAGGTGCTCGCGGTCGTACTCGGCGCGCTGTTCGTCGCCGAGATCGTGTCGGTGGTCGTGCAGATCCTGGCGTTCCGCACCACGGGCCGACGGGTGTTTCGAATGGCGCCGTTCCATCATCATTTCGAACTCGTGGGCTGGGCCGAGACCACGGTCATCATTCGGTTCTGGTTGCTCACCGCCATCGCCTGCGGCCTGGGGGTGGCGTTGTTCTACGGCGAGTGGCTGACCGCGATCGGCGCCTGA
- the ftsW gene encoding putative lipid II flippase FtsW, whose amino-acid sequence MGVDIVSRWWARVRPGGAEPKAAPQAAPAKAAGAGAPRTRFGTWLGKPMTSFHLIVAIAALLVTLGLIMVLSASGVHSYDEDGSPWTIFAKQVLWTVIGLVAFYIALRTPVSMMRRLAFPGFALTIVLLVLVLIPGIGTIANGSRGWFVVAGFSMQPSELAKIAFAIWGAQLLAARRMERASLREMLVPLVPAALVALLLIVLQPDLGQTVSLGIILLALLWYAGLPLKVFLTSVLGIFVAGAILAVSEGYRSARVQSWLDPSADAQGSGYQARQAKFALANGGIFGDGLGQGTAKYNYLPNAHNDFIFAIIGEELGFIGAVGLLCLFALFTYTGMRIARRSADPFLRLLTATTTMWILGQVFINVGYVVGLLPVTGLQLPLISAGGTSTATTLFMIGVMANAARHEPDAVAALRAGADDRMNRLLRLPLPEPYVPSRVEMLRDRMRTKPKAKSAKPAKAKSAKPAMAKSAKPAMAKSAKPVKAARPAPRRTAKSHADDGRARRSGHHGDGQRGQDAPRGRRQPAAASGRNSRSRGARAVEGQRYG is encoded by the coding sequence ATGGGGGTTGACATCGTGAGCCGCTGGTGGGCCCGGGTCCGCCCGGGCGGAGCCGAACCGAAGGCGGCCCCGCAGGCCGCTCCGGCGAAGGCCGCGGGCGCGGGCGCGCCGCGCACCCGGTTCGGCACATGGCTGGGCAAGCCGATGACGTCGTTCCATCTGATCGTCGCGATCGCCGCTCTGCTGGTGACGCTCGGACTCATCATGGTGCTGTCGGCCTCGGGCGTGCACTCCTACGACGAGGACGGCTCGCCGTGGACGATCTTCGCCAAGCAGGTGCTGTGGACCGTGATCGGCCTCGTGGCGTTCTACATCGCGCTGCGCACCCCGGTCTCGATGATGCGCCGGCTCGCGTTCCCAGGCTTCGCGCTGACCATCGTGCTGTTGGTGCTGGTGCTCATCCCCGGCATCGGCACCATCGCCAACGGTTCCCGGGGTTGGTTCGTCGTCGCGGGATTCTCCATGCAGCCCTCGGAACTGGCCAAGATCGCGTTCGCGATCTGGGGTGCCCAGCTGCTGGCGGCCCGCCGCATGGAACGCGCATCCCTGCGCGAGATGCTCGTCCCGCTGGTACCCGCGGCTCTCGTCGCTCTCCTGCTGATCGTGCTGCAGCCCGACCTGGGGCAGACGGTGTCGCTGGGCATCATCCTGCTGGCGCTGCTGTGGTACGCGGGTCTGCCGCTGAAGGTGTTTCTGACCTCGGTGCTCGGCATCTTCGTGGCCGGCGCCATTCTCGCCGTGTCCGAGGGCTACCGGTCGGCACGCGTGCAGTCCTGGCTGGATCCGTCCGCGGACGCGCAGGGCTCGGGGTATCAGGCCCGTCAGGCCAAGTTCGCGCTCGCCAACGGCGGAATCTTCGGCGACGGCCTGGGCCAGGGCACCGCGAAGTACAACTATCTGCCCAACGCCCACAACGACTTCATCTTCGCGATCATCGGCGAGGAACTCGGCTTCATCGGCGCGGTCGGCCTGCTGTGCCTGTTCGCGCTGTTCACCTACACCGGCATGCGTATCGCGCGACGCTCGGCCGACCCCTTCCTGCGCCTGCTCACCGCGACCACCACGATGTGGATTTTGGGCCAGGTCTTCATCAATGTCGGCTACGTCGTGGGTCTGCTGCCCGTGACCGGACTGCAGCTGCCGCTCATCTCGGCGGGTGGAACGTCGACGGCCACCACACTTTTCATGATCGGCGTGATGGCGAATGCGGCCCGGCATGAACCGGACGCGGTGGCGGCGTTGCGTGCAGGCGCCGACGACCGGATGAACCGACTGCTGCGCCTCCCGTTGCCGGAACCGTATGTGCCCTCGCGTGTCGAAATGCTGCGTGATCGGATGCGCACGAAGCCCAAGGCGAAGTCCGCCAAACCGGCCAAGGCGAAGTCCGCCAAACCGGCCATGGCGAAGTCCGCCAAACCGGCCATGGCGAAGTCCGCCAAACCGGTCAAGGCCGCCCGGCCCGCCCCGCGGCGAACCGCCAAGTCCCATGCTGATGATGGTCGTGCGCGGCGGTCAGGGCATCATGGAGACGGCCAGCGGGGCCAGGATGCCCCGCGAGGTCGTAGACAACCGGCTGCTGCCAGCGGGAGAAACTCCCGGTCACGCGGCGCCAGAGCAGTGGAAGGTCAGCGTTACGGGTGA